In Haloarcula limicola, the genomic stretch CGCTCGTCTTCGAAGTCGGCGCGACCGGCGAAGAAGTGCAGGCGCTTGGCGGGATGCTCGGACTCATCGGAATGGCGAACTACTTCCTCCGACCGGTGTACCTCCTGCTCTACGGCCTCGTTCGGTCGGTTCGCGGCGGGCGCGGGGGCGAACAGCAGGGGATGGAGCGCCTCTGAGTCACTCGGTCGTCGCCTCGCGGATCTCGGTCACGTCGGCGTCCGTCTTGAACGTCGTCCCGCCGTAGTGAGTGCGCGAGGCGTCGTAGCCCGCGTCTCGCAGTTTCTCGACGAAGGTATCCATCGCCTCCGCGCCGCGCCCCCACCGTTTACAGAGGCGGTGCTGGTCGTAGTGTGTCGGGGTGGACAGTTCCGTCCCGAGCGTCGAGAGCAGCTCCCCGACCTTCTCGGCGGTGCCCATGTCCTCGCTGACGTGGTCGGAAACCGCCGCCGCGAACTCGGAGTCACAGGTCGCGCCGAGCCAGATCGGGCCGGCCGTCTGGAGGTGTTCCTCACAGACCGGGCACGCCTCGGGCGGGTCCGCGATGAGCCCGTAGTCGTGGTCGCGCCAGAGACAATGCTGGCAGTGATGGACGTAGCCGAGTTCGTCGATGCAGTCGTTAGCGACCGTCGCGCCGTGCTCGAATTCGAGATAGGTCCGCACGTAGTGTTTCGTCGCGTGACTCAGAATCGGGCGAGCGGCGATATCGTAGCGGGCGGCGGTCCGGACCATCGCCGACAGCAGGACGCGCATCCCCATCTCCGCGTGGAACTCCGTGTTCCGCGGCACCGTCCCGTAACTGCGGACGCCGCTCTCGAAGTGCGCCCCACACAGCGGCGCGGTGTCGGTCGCGGTGACACAGAGCAGGCGTTTCGTCCCCTGAACCGCCGCGTCGGCGAAGGGGATCGGCGTCCCGAACGGGTCTAAGTCCACCACGTCGAACGCCTCGCCGTGCATGAGGACGTTGGCGTCGGCGTGGCGGACCTCCGCCGCGAGGTCGTTGCGCTCCAGATTCTCCTCACAGAGGGCGACGGCGTCCGTGTCGAAGTCACACAGCGTCGTCTCCCAGCCGTCTGCGGCCGCCCGCACCCCGCGGACACCGCTGGCGGCGGTGGCGTCTAAATACGACGAGACGCCGTCGATACGCTCTCGATAGGCCCGCAGCGCCGCCACGGTCACGTCGCGGTTCAACTCCTGAACGGGGTTGAAGAACACGTCGGCCCCCTTCCCCGCGTCGGGCTGTTCGGGCACCGAGACGGTCACCTGCCCCTCGCTGACGCGCATATCCCACTCTCCGCGCGGGCGCCGTTAAGTCGTTCGAACGGCGGCGATTACTCCGCCGACGCCCGCGACCGAACCGCCGAGCGATCGCTCGGGAGCCGCACCGTCACAGTAGTGCCGTCGCTCGTGTCGAAATCGAGGTCCCCCGCGAGCGTCGTCGCGGTCCAGCGGACCAGCCAGAGGCCCACGCCGCGGCCGTGATCGAGGTCCGTCTCCCGACCACGGTCCAGCACCGCCAGTTCGTGCTCCGGAATGCCCGGCCCGCCGTCCTCGACGGTGAGGTGTATCCGGTCGTCCGTCCCCGAAACGGTCGCCGTCACTGCGACGGGCGCGTCGCCGTGTTCGAGCGCGTTCTCGACGAGGTTTCGCACCAACACCGAAAGCAAGACCGGTCGCGTCTCCAGCGTGAGGTCGCCCGGGATCTCGACCGTGACACTGCCGACGTGGTCCGCCTCGAGCGAGTCGACGATGTCGACCACCCGGTCTCGGAGCGG encodes the following:
- a CDS encoding tRNA (guanine(26)-N(2))-dimethyltransferase, whose protein sequence is MRVSEGQVTVSVPEQPDAGKGADVFFNPVQELNRDVTVAALRAYRERIDGVSSYLDATAASGVRGVRAAADGWETTLCDFDTDAVALCEENLERNDLAAEVRHADANVLMHGEAFDVVDLDPFGTPIPFADAAVQGTKRLLCVTATDTAPLCGAHFESGVRSYGTVPRNTEFHAEMGMRVLLSAMVRTAARYDIAARPILSHATKHYVRTYLEFEHGATVANDCIDELGYVHHCQHCLWRDHDYGLIADPPEACPVCEEHLQTAGPIWLGATCDSEFAAAVSDHVSEDMGTAEKVGELLSTLGTELSTPTHYDQHRLCKRWGRGAEAMDTFVEKLRDAGYDASRTHYGGTTFKTDADVTEIREATTE